The Apis cerana isolate GH-2021 linkage group LG12, AcerK_1.0, whole genome shotgun sequence genome window below encodes:
- the LOC107998941 gene encoding myelin regulatory factor-like protein isoform X12, which produces MDVIGDGDEQTLQAILGRSDFVGGIDNEALDFSQLEDFINSDSEQPATYFADTLAHNENGGGTTTHGGRVEAATTQQPPSRLPSPITQSHPVSSTCTSATTTVPNGAAYKDPQSYVHPHALPESPPDSGSEPPYSPPGHNDTQHVHSPHQKVALQEMLLHHQGNQANYAPNLLPSSPRTLTSSTDPMLLTHTVLTSHLTSGTPNIQSQQQQIGQTLVPLPHEHSPGNINTLYSSLQSAPKKRKLSQDGLVHVKQVQREPELGTVEHSCSSSSAVLDGDEVTDNSYIDASYQCIRFHPFQQTSWHVLCDHNLKELPVPHYRVDADKGFNFSNSDDAFVCQKKNHFQITCHAQLQGEAIFVRTGEGLKKISSFQLHFYGVKVESPTQTIRVEQSQSDRSKKPFHPVTVELGGERVTKVTVGRLHFSETTSNNMRKKGKPNPDQRYFHLVVGLHAHTADQASYQVVAHASERIIVRASNPGQFESEGSGVGAEGGWQRGAAPDSVYHAGRVGINTDRPDEALVIHGNMKVTGHIVQPSDARAKQNVQEVDTREQLRNVQQLRVVRYRYAPEFAQHSGLGIKQQEDTGVIAQEVQQILPEAVLPAGDIVLPNGQRIENFLMVNKERIFMENVGAVKELCKVTDSLETRIDQLERINKRLAKLKRGDSLKSSISTISSISSNKYSSSINSKATVQGKGKKSEREDEFLCSNKFIQIIIVILILIMAFCLVAMATLYFLEYQKRSSLEWTAVASNGMLAIRPAHPSTASSTPNYDSRYNSLLDSTLSSLYTKHGSHSRGSDSSLSVKTNAFSTQAPHTKQQLYSQEITWYPISHSGPQPKLEKNSEFPGNWLSKSGAGAIPSNVDENDQGSEVDPSVNKGPIPLGRPSNCPRHFSEFENPCQIFCCTAKIHQFEDPQPDHPPEKKSISDHIEQPLNVYEEKRKISKSFQNGISPSDPSTQTLVKENNYKYLHKRTRRETSSGDWTEVASNAAGSLPPEPKPQLWIVAESFNTSLDQKYCSAISQDTPNNISCIIPLSKYMPDVQLTLHFIGMSWYGQLVQQCSSSTNPGIDETLMCSRKYTMQQQTQLKVDIESNNQRGDQSFSLDVAHYLRRTLRFRIPTVQPQENICKNKHGIDYSEYTLHFYRDCEE; this is translated from the exons GTCGGAGCGATTTCGTCGGAGGCATAGACAATGAGGCCCTGGACTTCTCGCAGTTGGAAGATTTTATCAACAGCGACAGCGAACAACCGGCCAC ATATTTCGCGGATACCCTTGCCCACAATGAGAACGGGGGTGGAACGACGACTCACGGTGGTCGTGTGGAGGCGGCAACCACTCAACAACCACCGTCTCGATTGCCATCGCCGATTACCCAAAGTCATCCGGTCTCGAGTACGTGCACATCCGCTACCACCACCGTACCAAACGGCGCCGCTTACAAGGATCCGCAATCGTACGTTCACCC ACATGCATTACCAGAAAGCCCACCAGACAGTGGTAGCGAGCCACCATACTCTCCACCAGGCCACAACGATACCCAACATGTACATTCACCGC ACCAAAAGGTAGCTCTTCAAGAAATGCTTCTCCACCACCAAGGGAATCAGGCAAATTATGCTCCAAATTTATTACCTTCCTCGCCAAGAACCTTAACATCCTCCACGGATCCGATGCTATTAACTCATACAGTGCTGACATCTCATCTCACCTCAGGAACGCCCAATATTCAATCTCAGCAACAGCAAATAGGTCAGACTTTAGTGCCCTTACCGCACGAGCATAGTCCTGGTAACATTAACACGTTGTACTCGTCGCTACAATCTGCTCCcaagaagagaaaattgagCCAGGATGGTCTTGTCCATGTGAAGCAGGTGCAacga GAACCTGAACTAGGAACTGTAGAACACAGTTGTAGTAGTAGCAGTGCAGTTCTCGATGGCGATGAAGTGACGGATAATAGCTACATAGACGCCAGTTACCAGTGTATCCGATTTCATCCCTTTCAGCAGACATCCTGGCATGTTCTCTGTGATCATAATCTGAAAGAACTTCCAGTGCCCCATTATCGGGTGGATGCGGATAAAGGATTCAATTTCAGCAACTCGGACGACGCGTTCGTGTGTcagaagaaaaatcattttcag attacttGCCATGCTCAGCTTCAAGGTGAAGCGATATTTGTCCGTACTGGTGAAGGATTGAAAAAGATAAGCAGCTTTCAATTGCATTTCTACGGTGTCAAAGTGGAGTCACCGACACAAACGATCAGAGTCGAGCAGAGTCAAAGCGACAGAAGCAAGAAACCGTTTCATCCGGTGAC GGTGGAATTAGGCGGCGAGCGTGTTACAAAAGTAACCGTTGGCCGTCTTCACTTCAGCGAAACAACTAGCAACAATAtgcgaaagaaagggaaaccGAATCCCGATCAAAGATATTTCCATTTAGTTGTTGGCCTCCACGCTCACACTGCTGATCAAGCCAGTTACCAAGTGGTAGCTCATGCATCGGAGAGAATAATCGTTAGa gcAAGTAATCCTGGTCAATTCGAGTCTGAAGGTAGTGGCGTAGGTGCAGAAGGTGGTTGGCAAAGAGGAGCAGCACCGGATAGCGTTTATCATGCTGGTCGAGTGGGAATTAATACGGACAGGCCTGACGAAGCTCTAGTTATTCATGGCAACATGAAG GTGACTGGCCATATTGTCCAACCCAGTGATGCACGTGCAAAGCAAAATGTACAGGAAGTGGACACGCGTGAACAATTGCGGAACGTGCAACAGTTGAGAGTGGTTCGTTACAGATATGCACCGGAATTTGCACAGCATTCTGGTTTAGGTATCAAACAGCAAGAAGACACGGGTGTCATAGCGCAGGAAGTGCAACAAATATTACCGGAAGCTGTATTACCAGCTGGGGACATAGTTCTTCCAAATGGTCAGAGGATCGAAAATTTCCTTATGGTAAACAAAGAAAGGATATTCATGGAGAATGTGGGTGCTGTGAAAGAACTGTGTAAA GTAACAGATAGTTTAGAAACTCGCATTGATCAATTGGAACGAATAAACAAGCGATTAGCGAAGTTGAAAAGAGGAGACAGTCTGAAAAGTTCGATTAGTACAATCTCTAGTATATCAAGTAACAAATACTCATCCTCTATCAATAGTAAGGCCACTGTACaggggaaagggaaaaaaagcgaGCGGGAAGATGAATTTCTATGCAGcaataaatttatccaaattataattgttatacttATTCTTATCATGGCGTTttg ctTAGTTGCAATGGCGACATTATACTTTTTAGAATATCAAAAACGTAGTAGCCTTGAATGGACAGCGGTAGCTAGTAATGGAATGTTGGCTATAAGACCAGCTCATCCATCAACAGCATCAAGTACACCTAATTATGATTCTCGATATAATTCGTTGTTAGACAGTACGTTATCGTCTTTGTATACTAAACATGGATCCCATAGTAGAGGTTCCGATAGTAGTTTGTCCGTGAAAACGAATGCATTTTCCACGCAAGCGCCTCACACGAAACAGCAACTTTATTCTCAAGAAATTACTTGGTATCCTATTAGTCATTCTGGACCACAGCCAAAACTTGAAAAGAATAG tgaATTTCCTGGAAATTGGTTAAGTAAAAGTGGTGCCGGTGCTATTCCTAGTAATGTAGATGAAAACGATCAAGGATCGGAAGTGGATCCATCTGTAAATAAAGGTCCAATTCCATTGGGTAGACCATCAAATTGTCCCAGACATTTTAGCGAATTTGAAAATCCATGTCAA ATATTCTGTTGTACAGccaaaattcatcaattcgaGGATCCTCAACCAGATCATCCtccagaaaaaaaatcaattt caGATCATATAGAACAGCCATTAAATGTTTATGAGGAGAAAcgtaaaataagtaaaagttTCCAAAATGGTATTAGTCCATCCGATCCAAGCACGCAAACACTTGTAAAAGAA aataattataagtatttacATAAAAGAACAAGAAGAGAAACCAGTAGTGGAGATTGGACGGAAGTTGCTAGTAACGCTGCAGGATCATTACCACCAGAACCAAAACCACAATTGTGGATAGTGGCAGAAAGCTTTAATACATCACTTGATCAAAAATATTGCTCTGCAATTTCCCAAGATACaccaaataatatatcttgcaTCATTCCTTTATCCAAATACATGCCAGATGTTCAACTTACATTACATTTTAT tgGAATGTCTTGGTATGGACAACTAGTGCAACAATGCTCTTCATCAACGAATCCTGGTATTGACGAAACTTTAATGTGTAGCCGGAAATATACAATGCAACAACAAACTCAATTGAAGGTTGATATTGAAAGTAATAATCAGCGGGGAGATCAATCTTTTTCTCTTGATGTTGCTCATTATCTCAGGAGAACATTGAGGTTTCGGATACCTACTGTACAACCTCAAgag aatatctgTAAGAACAAACATGGTATTGATTACTCGGAATACACGTTGCACTTCTATCGAGATTgtgaagaataa
- the LOC107998941 gene encoding myelin regulatory factor-like protein isoform X17 → MDVIGDGDEQTLQAILGRSDFVGGIDNEALDFSQLEDFINSDSEQPATYFADTLAHNENGGGTTTHGGRVEAATTQQPPSRLPSPITQSHPVSSTCTSATTTVPNGAAYKDPQSHALPESPPDSGSEPPYSPPGHNDTQHVHSPHQKVALQEMLLHHQGNQANYAPNLLPSSPRTLTSSTDPMLLTHTVLTSHLTSGTPNIQSQQQQIGQTLVPLPHEHSPGNINTLYSSLQSAPKKRKLSQDGLVHVKQEPELGTVEHSCSSSSAVLDGDEVTDNSYIDASYQCIRFHPFQQTSWHVLCDHNLKELPVPHYRVDADKGFNFSNSDDAFVCQKKNHFQITCHAQLQGEAIFVRTGEGLKKISSFQLHFYGVKVESPTQTIRVEQSQSDRSKKPFHPVTVELGGERVTKVTVGRLHFSETTSNNMRKKGKPNPDQRYFHLVVGLHAHTADQASYQVVAHASERIIVRASNPGQFESEGSGVGAEGGWQRGAAPDSVYHAGRVGINTDRPDEALVIHGNMKVTGHIVQPSDARAKQNVQEVDTREQLRNVQQLRVVRYRYAPEFAQHSGLGIKQQEDTGVIAQEVQQILPEAVLPAGDIVLPNGQRIENFLMVNKERIFMENVGAVKELCKVTDSLETRIDQLERINKRLAKLKRGDSLKSSISTISSISSNKYSSSINSKATVQGKGKKSEREDEFLCSNKFIQIIIVILILIMAFCLVAMATLYFLEYQKRSSLEWTAVASNGMLAIRPAHPSTASSTPNYDSRYNSLLDSTLSSLYTKHGSHSRGSDSSLSVKTNAFSTQAPHTKQQLYSQEITWYPISHSGPQPKLEKNSEFPGNWLSKSGAGAIPSNVDENDQGSEVDPSVNKGPIPLGRPSNCPRHFSEFENPCQIFCCTAKIHQFEDPQPDHPPEKKSISDHIEQPLNVYEEKRKISKSFQNGISPSDPSTQTLVKENNYKYLHKRTRRETSSGDWTEVASNAAGSLPPEPKPQLWIVAESFNTSLDQKYCSAISQDTPNNISCIIPLSKYMPDVQLTLHFIGMSWYGQLVQQCSSSTNPGIDETLMCSRKYTMQQQTQLKVDIESNNQRGDQSFSLDVAHYLRRTLRFRIPTVQPQENICKNKHGIDYSEYTLHFYRDCEE, encoded by the exons GTCGGAGCGATTTCGTCGGAGGCATAGACAATGAGGCCCTGGACTTCTCGCAGTTGGAAGATTTTATCAACAGCGACAGCGAACAACCGGCCAC ATATTTCGCGGATACCCTTGCCCACAATGAGAACGGGGGTGGAACGACGACTCACGGTGGTCGTGTGGAGGCGGCAACCACTCAACAACCACCGTCTCGATTGCCATCGCCGATTACCCAAAGTCATCCGGTCTCGAGTACGTGCACATCCGCTACCACCACCGTACCAAACGGCGCCGCTTACAAGGATCCGCAATC ACATGCATTACCAGAAAGCCCACCAGACAGTGGTAGCGAGCCACCATACTCTCCACCAGGCCACAACGATACCCAACATGTACATTCACCGC ACCAAAAGGTAGCTCTTCAAGAAATGCTTCTCCACCACCAAGGGAATCAGGCAAATTATGCTCCAAATTTATTACCTTCCTCGCCAAGAACCTTAACATCCTCCACGGATCCGATGCTATTAACTCATACAGTGCTGACATCTCATCTCACCTCAGGAACGCCCAATATTCAATCTCAGCAACAGCAAATAGGTCAGACTTTAGTGCCCTTACCGCACGAGCATAGTCCTGGTAACATTAACACGTTGTACTCGTCGCTACAATCTGCTCCcaagaagagaaaattgagCCAGGATGGTCTTGTCCATGTGAAGCAG GAACCTGAACTAGGAACTGTAGAACACAGTTGTAGTAGTAGCAGTGCAGTTCTCGATGGCGATGAAGTGACGGATAATAGCTACATAGACGCCAGTTACCAGTGTATCCGATTTCATCCCTTTCAGCAGACATCCTGGCATGTTCTCTGTGATCATAATCTGAAAGAACTTCCAGTGCCCCATTATCGGGTGGATGCGGATAAAGGATTCAATTTCAGCAACTCGGACGACGCGTTCGTGTGTcagaagaaaaatcattttcag attacttGCCATGCTCAGCTTCAAGGTGAAGCGATATTTGTCCGTACTGGTGAAGGATTGAAAAAGATAAGCAGCTTTCAATTGCATTTCTACGGTGTCAAAGTGGAGTCACCGACACAAACGATCAGAGTCGAGCAGAGTCAAAGCGACAGAAGCAAGAAACCGTTTCATCCGGTGAC GGTGGAATTAGGCGGCGAGCGTGTTACAAAAGTAACCGTTGGCCGTCTTCACTTCAGCGAAACAACTAGCAACAATAtgcgaaagaaagggaaaccGAATCCCGATCAAAGATATTTCCATTTAGTTGTTGGCCTCCACGCTCACACTGCTGATCAAGCCAGTTACCAAGTGGTAGCTCATGCATCGGAGAGAATAATCGTTAGa gcAAGTAATCCTGGTCAATTCGAGTCTGAAGGTAGTGGCGTAGGTGCAGAAGGTGGTTGGCAAAGAGGAGCAGCACCGGATAGCGTTTATCATGCTGGTCGAGTGGGAATTAATACGGACAGGCCTGACGAAGCTCTAGTTATTCATGGCAACATGAAG GTGACTGGCCATATTGTCCAACCCAGTGATGCACGTGCAAAGCAAAATGTACAGGAAGTGGACACGCGTGAACAATTGCGGAACGTGCAACAGTTGAGAGTGGTTCGTTACAGATATGCACCGGAATTTGCACAGCATTCTGGTTTAGGTATCAAACAGCAAGAAGACACGGGTGTCATAGCGCAGGAAGTGCAACAAATATTACCGGAAGCTGTATTACCAGCTGGGGACATAGTTCTTCCAAATGGTCAGAGGATCGAAAATTTCCTTATGGTAAACAAAGAAAGGATATTCATGGAGAATGTGGGTGCTGTGAAAGAACTGTGTAAA GTAACAGATAGTTTAGAAACTCGCATTGATCAATTGGAACGAATAAACAAGCGATTAGCGAAGTTGAAAAGAGGAGACAGTCTGAAAAGTTCGATTAGTACAATCTCTAGTATATCAAGTAACAAATACTCATCCTCTATCAATAGTAAGGCCACTGTACaggggaaagggaaaaaaagcgaGCGGGAAGATGAATTTCTATGCAGcaataaatttatccaaattataattgttatacttATTCTTATCATGGCGTTttg ctTAGTTGCAATGGCGACATTATACTTTTTAGAATATCAAAAACGTAGTAGCCTTGAATGGACAGCGGTAGCTAGTAATGGAATGTTGGCTATAAGACCAGCTCATCCATCAACAGCATCAAGTACACCTAATTATGATTCTCGATATAATTCGTTGTTAGACAGTACGTTATCGTCTTTGTATACTAAACATGGATCCCATAGTAGAGGTTCCGATAGTAGTTTGTCCGTGAAAACGAATGCATTTTCCACGCAAGCGCCTCACACGAAACAGCAACTTTATTCTCAAGAAATTACTTGGTATCCTATTAGTCATTCTGGACCACAGCCAAAACTTGAAAAGAATAG tgaATTTCCTGGAAATTGGTTAAGTAAAAGTGGTGCCGGTGCTATTCCTAGTAATGTAGATGAAAACGATCAAGGATCGGAAGTGGATCCATCTGTAAATAAAGGTCCAATTCCATTGGGTAGACCATCAAATTGTCCCAGACATTTTAGCGAATTTGAAAATCCATGTCAA ATATTCTGTTGTACAGccaaaattcatcaattcgaGGATCCTCAACCAGATCATCCtccagaaaaaaaatcaattt caGATCATATAGAACAGCCATTAAATGTTTATGAGGAGAAAcgtaaaataagtaaaagttTCCAAAATGGTATTAGTCCATCCGATCCAAGCACGCAAACACTTGTAAAAGAA aataattataagtatttacATAAAAGAACAAGAAGAGAAACCAGTAGTGGAGATTGGACGGAAGTTGCTAGTAACGCTGCAGGATCATTACCACCAGAACCAAAACCACAATTGTGGATAGTGGCAGAAAGCTTTAATACATCACTTGATCAAAAATATTGCTCTGCAATTTCCCAAGATACaccaaataatatatcttgcaTCATTCCTTTATCCAAATACATGCCAGATGTTCAACTTACATTACATTTTAT tgGAATGTCTTGGTATGGACAACTAGTGCAACAATGCTCTTCATCAACGAATCCTGGTATTGACGAAACTTTAATGTGTAGCCGGAAATATACAATGCAACAACAAACTCAATTGAAGGTTGATATTGAAAGTAATAATCAGCGGGGAGATCAATCTTTTTCTCTTGATGTTGCTCATTATCTCAGGAGAACATTGAGGTTTCGGATACCTACTGTACAACCTCAAgag aatatctgTAAGAACAAACATGGTATTGATTACTCGGAATACACGTTGCACTTCTATCGAGATTgtgaagaataa
- the LOC107998941 gene encoding myelin regulatory factor-like protein isoform X11, which yields MDVIGDGDEQTLQAILGRSDFVGGIDNEALDFSQLEDFINSDSEQPATYFADTLAHNENGGGTTTHGGRVEAATTQQPPSRLPSPITQSHPVSSTCTSATTTVPNGAAYKDPQSYVHPHALPESPPDSGSEPPYSPPGHNDTQHVHSPHQKVALQEMLLHHQGNQANYAPNLLPSSPRTLTSSTDPMLLTHTVLTSHLTSGTPNIQSQQQQIGQTLVPLPHEHSPGNINTLYSSLQSAPKKRKLSQDGLVHVKQEPELGTVEHSCSSSSAVLDGDEVTDNSYIDASYQCIRFHPFQQTSWHVLCDHNLKELPVPHYRVDADKGFNFSNSDDAFVCQKKNHFQITCHAQLQGEAIFVRTGEGLKKISSFQLHFYGVKVESPTQTIRVEQSQSDRSKKPFHPVTAAFRVELGGERVTKVTVGRLHFSETTSNNMRKKGKPNPDQRYFHLVVGLHAHTADQASYQVVAHASERIIVRASNPGQFESEGSGVGAEGGWQRGAAPDSVYHAGRVGINTDRPDEALVIHGNMKVTGHIVQPSDARAKQNVQEVDTREQLRNVQQLRVVRYRYAPEFAQHSGLGIKQQEDTGVIAQEVQQILPEAVLPAGDIVLPNGQRIENFLMVNKERIFMENVGAVKELCKVTDSLETRIDQLERINKRLAKLKRGDSLKSSISTISSISSNKYSSSINSKATVQGKGKKSEREDEFLCSNKFIQIIIVILILIMAFCLVAMATLYFLEYQKRSSLEWTAVASNGMLAIRPAHPSTASSTPNYDSRYNSLLDSTLSSLYTKHGSHSRGSDSSLSVKTNAFSTQAPHTKQQLYSQEITWYPISHSGPQPKLEKNSEFPGNWLSKSGAGAIPSNVDENDQGSEVDPSVNKGPIPLGRPSNCPRHFSEFENPCQIFCCTAKIHQFEDPQPDHPPEKKSISDHIEQPLNVYEEKRKISKSFQNGISPSDPSTQTLVKENNYKYLHKRTRRETSSGDWTEVASNAAGSLPPEPKPQLWIVAESFNTSLDQKYCSAISQDTPNNISCIIPLSKYMPDVQLTLHFIGMSWYGQLVQQCSSSTNPGIDETLMCSRKYTMQQQTQLKVDIESNNQRGDQSFSLDVAHYLRRTLRFRIPTVQPQENICKNKHGIDYSEYTLHFYRDCEE from the exons GTCGGAGCGATTTCGTCGGAGGCATAGACAATGAGGCCCTGGACTTCTCGCAGTTGGAAGATTTTATCAACAGCGACAGCGAACAACCGGCCAC ATATTTCGCGGATACCCTTGCCCACAATGAGAACGGGGGTGGAACGACGACTCACGGTGGTCGTGTGGAGGCGGCAACCACTCAACAACCACCGTCTCGATTGCCATCGCCGATTACCCAAAGTCATCCGGTCTCGAGTACGTGCACATCCGCTACCACCACCGTACCAAACGGCGCCGCTTACAAGGATCCGCAATCGTACGTTCACCC ACATGCATTACCAGAAAGCCCACCAGACAGTGGTAGCGAGCCACCATACTCTCCACCAGGCCACAACGATACCCAACATGTACATTCACCGC ACCAAAAGGTAGCTCTTCAAGAAATGCTTCTCCACCACCAAGGGAATCAGGCAAATTATGCTCCAAATTTATTACCTTCCTCGCCAAGAACCTTAACATCCTCCACGGATCCGATGCTATTAACTCATACAGTGCTGACATCTCATCTCACCTCAGGAACGCCCAATATTCAATCTCAGCAACAGCAAATAGGTCAGACTTTAGTGCCCTTACCGCACGAGCATAGTCCTGGTAACATTAACACGTTGTACTCGTCGCTACAATCTGCTCCcaagaagagaaaattgagCCAGGATGGTCTTGTCCATGTGAAGCAG GAACCTGAACTAGGAACTGTAGAACACAGTTGTAGTAGTAGCAGTGCAGTTCTCGATGGCGATGAAGTGACGGATAATAGCTACATAGACGCCAGTTACCAGTGTATCCGATTTCATCCCTTTCAGCAGACATCCTGGCATGTTCTCTGTGATCATAATCTGAAAGAACTTCCAGTGCCCCATTATCGGGTGGATGCGGATAAAGGATTCAATTTCAGCAACTCGGACGACGCGTTCGTGTGTcagaagaaaaatcattttcag attacttGCCATGCTCAGCTTCAAGGTGAAGCGATATTTGTCCGTACTGGTGAAGGATTGAAAAAGATAAGCAGCTTTCAATTGCATTTCTACGGTGTCAAAGTGGAGTCACCGACACAAACGATCAGAGTCGAGCAGAGTCAAAGCGACAGAAGCAAGAAACCGTTTCATCCGGTGAC AGCTGCTTTCAGGGTGGAATTAGGCGGCGAGCGTGTTACAAAAGTAACCGTTGGCCGTCTTCACTTCAGCGAAACAACTAGCAACAATAtgcgaaagaaagggaaaccGAATCCCGATCAAAGATATTTCCATTTAGTTGTTGGCCTCCACGCTCACACTGCTGATCAAGCCAGTTACCAAGTGGTAGCTCATGCATCGGAGAGAATAATCGTTAGa gcAAGTAATCCTGGTCAATTCGAGTCTGAAGGTAGTGGCGTAGGTGCAGAAGGTGGTTGGCAAAGAGGAGCAGCACCGGATAGCGTTTATCATGCTGGTCGAGTGGGAATTAATACGGACAGGCCTGACGAAGCTCTAGTTATTCATGGCAACATGAAG GTGACTGGCCATATTGTCCAACCCAGTGATGCACGTGCAAAGCAAAATGTACAGGAAGTGGACACGCGTGAACAATTGCGGAACGTGCAACAGTTGAGAGTGGTTCGTTACAGATATGCACCGGAATTTGCACAGCATTCTGGTTTAGGTATCAAACAGCAAGAAGACACGGGTGTCATAGCGCAGGAAGTGCAACAAATATTACCGGAAGCTGTATTACCAGCTGGGGACATAGTTCTTCCAAATGGTCAGAGGATCGAAAATTTCCTTATGGTAAACAAAGAAAGGATATTCATGGAGAATGTGGGTGCTGTGAAAGAACTGTGTAAA GTAACAGATAGTTTAGAAACTCGCATTGATCAATTGGAACGAATAAACAAGCGATTAGCGAAGTTGAAAAGAGGAGACAGTCTGAAAAGTTCGATTAGTACAATCTCTAGTATATCAAGTAACAAATACTCATCCTCTATCAATAGTAAGGCCACTGTACaggggaaagggaaaaaaagcgaGCGGGAAGATGAATTTCTATGCAGcaataaatttatccaaattataattgttatacttATTCTTATCATGGCGTTttg ctTAGTTGCAATGGCGACATTATACTTTTTAGAATATCAAAAACGTAGTAGCCTTGAATGGACAGCGGTAGCTAGTAATGGAATGTTGGCTATAAGACCAGCTCATCCATCAACAGCATCAAGTACACCTAATTATGATTCTCGATATAATTCGTTGTTAGACAGTACGTTATCGTCTTTGTATACTAAACATGGATCCCATAGTAGAGGTTCCGATAGTAGTTTGTCCGTGAAAACGAATGCATTTTCCACGCAAGCGCCTCACACGAAACAGCAACTTTATTCTCAAGAAATTACTTGGTATCCTATTAGTCATTCTGGACCACAGCCAAAACTTGAAAAGAATAG tgaATTTCCTGGAAATTGGTTAAGTAAAAGTGGTGCCGGTGCTATTCCTAGTAATGTAGATGAAAACGATCAAGGATCGGAAGTGGATCCATCTGTAAATAAAGGTCCAATTCCATTGGGTAGACCATCAAATTGTCCCAGACATTTTAGCGAATTTGAAAATCCATGTCAA ATATTCTGTTGTACAGccaaaattcatcaattcgaGGATCCTCAACCAGATCATCCtccagaaaaaaaatcaattt caGATCATATAGAACAGCCATTAAATGTTTATGAGGAGAAAcgtaaaataagtaaaagttTCCAAAATGGTATTAGTCCATCCGATCCAAGCACGCAAACACTTGTAAAAGAA aataattataagtatttacATAAAAGAACAAGAAGAGAAACCAGTAGTGGAGATTGGACGGAAGTTGCTAGTAACGCTGCAGGATCATTACCACCAGAACCAAAACCACAATTGTGGATAGTGGCAGAAAGCTTTAATACATCACTTGATCAAAAATATTGCTCTGCAATTTCCCAAGATACaccaaataatatatcttgcaTCATTCCTTTATCCAAATACATGCCAGATGTTCAACTTACATTACATTTTAT tgGAATGTCTTGGTATGGACAACTAGTGCAACAATGCTCTTCATCAACGAATCCTGGTATTGACGAAACTTTAATGTGTAGCCGGAAATATACAATGCAACAACAAACTCAATTGAAGGTTGATATTGAAAGTAATAATCAGCGGGGAGATCAATCTTTTTCTCTTGATGTTGCTCATTATCTCAGGAGAACATTGAGGTTTCGGATACCTACTGTACAACCTCAAgag aatatctgTAAGAACAAACATGGTATTGATTACTCGGAATACACGTTGCACTTCTATCGAGATTgtgaagaataa